In Asterias rubens chromosome 17, eAstRub1.3, whole genome shotgun sequence, a genomic segment contains:
- the LOC117301602 gene encoding profilin-like → MSWDSYIDNLIAQSKDASGECHADRAVIIGLDGSKWTTDAHASSFKITTTEAANIGRAFKSGDFTPFMSSGVHAEGVKYQFLREEDKKLVLAKKKGCGALTAQKSKTAVVIAHCPEGGQQGNCNKGVGVIAEYLESMGM, encoded by the coding sequence ATGAGTTGGGATTCGTACATCGATAACCTAATAGCACAATCTAAAGATGCTTCGGGGGAATGTCACGCCGACAGGGCAGTCATTATCGGTTTAGACGGCTCGAAATGGACGACTGACGCCCATGCAAGTTCCTTCAAAATTACCACAACCGAGGCGGCAAATATAGGCAGGGCGTTTAAATCCGGTGATTTTACGCCGTTCATGTCTTCGGGCGTGCACGCCGAGGGTGTAAAATACCAGTTTCTTCGGGAGGAGGACAAAAAACTCGTCCTGGCCAAGAAGAAGGGGTGCGGCGCCTTGACCGCTCAGAAGTCCAAGACAGCAGTGGTCATTGCTCATTGTCCGGAGGGGGGCCAGCAAGGAAACTGCAATAAGGGAGTAGGTGTGATTGCGGAATACCTCGAATCAATGGGTATGTAA